Proteins from one Homalodisca vitripennis isolate AUS2020 chromosome 3, UT_GWSS_2.1, whole genome shotgun sequence genomic window:
- the LOC124357806 gene encoding zinc finger protein 841-like, which translates to MNGDTENPLKCSICDKEFKSKSSCYSHIKNVHKKNFNGELLTEVGCACVVCDKKFTYKKNLKIHIHVVHSQQDGTNLLKCDKCNYSTAYKSNLKRHFSKHTHEKPLQLQNCPKCNAVYSSLRALKAHEKKSHTVEEEQREAIKRQCPLCPFISFAIRRSEINDHLEKIHELTLNKKCYSFESIKAFHKWRLEITKQTTSFYNLRNVRKNTMYYVCNRNGVFKPRGLNKRKLKAMGSCKINAYCPSGIKCFIDKKGGVNAEYMPLHVGHENELKYIRLTTEEREFIAKKIACNTPRQDILKMVRNTKSKQELQRLSLLTIKDIFNIERDFKLSYKVQKHSPDSVGVESWYHQLKEEEECNRRQISSTKNNKETLEKQLTEEKKTEGSLELSLQSENGRLQEIVYMCSEVQTNIV; encoded by the exons ATGAATGGTGACACCGAGAATCCACTAAAATGTTCTATTTGTGACAAAGAGTTTAAGAGTAAAAGTTCTTGCTATTCTcacataaaaaatgttcacaagaaaaattttaatggcGAATTATTGACTGAAGTCGGTTGTGCTTGTGTAGTGTGTGATAAAAAATTTacgtacaaaaaaaatttaaaaattcatatacatGTAGTTCACTCACAACAGGATGGAACAAATTTACTGAAATGTGACAAATGCAACTACAGCACTGCGTACAAGTCAAATCTTAAAAGGCATTTTTCAAAACATACACATGAGAAACCACTACAACTTCAGAATTGTCCAAAATGCAATGCCGTTTATAGTTCCTTGAGAGCTTTAAAGGCACATGAAAAAAAATCTCACACTGTTGAAGAAGAGCAACGAGAAGCTATAAAAAGACAATGCCCTCTGTGCCCGTTTATTTCTTTTGCTATAAGGCGGAGTGAAATAAATGATCATCTGGAAAAAATACATGAATTGACcttaaataagaaatgttattcTTTTGAGTCAATTAAAGCATTTCATAAATGGAGACTGGAAATCACGAAACAAACAACAAGTTTTTACAATTTACGAAATGTAAGAAAAAACACAATGTATTATGTTTGTAATAGGAATGGTGTTTTTAAACCTAGAGGTTTAAACAAACGGAAATTAAAAGCAATGGGTTCATGCAAAATAAATGCTTATTGTCCTTCTGGAATTAAATGCTTCATCGATAAAAAAGGTGGAGTTAATGCAGAGTACATGCCTCTTCATGTTGGTCATGAAAATGAGCTGAAGTATATACGGTTGACTACTGAAGAAAGAGAGTTTATTGCCAAAAAAATAGCTTGTAATACTCCCAGACAAGATATACTTAAAATGGTCAGAAATACCAAAAGCAAACAAGAGCTGCAAAGATTGAGTTTATTAACAATAAAggacatatttaatattgaaaggGATTTTAAACTGAGTTATAAGGTGCAGAAACACTCCCCTGACTCTGTAGGTGTTGAAAGCTGGTATCATCAACTGAAAGAG GAAGAGGAGTGTAACAGAAGGCAGATTTCTTCCaccaaaaataacaaagaaacctTAGAGAAACAGCTCACAGAGGAGAAAAAGACTGAAGGTTCTCTGGAATTAAGCCTACAGAGTGAAAATGGGAGACTTCAAGAAATTGTATAC ATGTGTTCGGAGGTGCAAACAAAtatcgtataa